From one Gossypium hirsutum isolate 1008001.06 chromosome D08, Gossypium_hirsutum_v2.1, whole genome shotgun sequence genomic stretch:
- the LOC121220269 gene encoding protein PALE CRESS, chloroplastic isoform X6 has translation MEAKLFLLTCSLPLQPLLPTCNMRLSRFKTTSPSKTVLRRCMNQEEQLLEGMPKEYYDDEWQARQREKTKELHRRRREEEEEEERKVEEYREIGMRLKGYPQEDVVRARKLVSSFIRAEEEVEEDEKDAIRSLDLLYRRVEEASPAMRLLNDLLNMHDGFDNEGWLKECKKRMVETFPREDPFSILVPAGFDIDKHHGPLSLPAEADDVLLRVDFIREVDALLQEVRSEQNEAQTPDELDPESVAVKLKEHERKRTIRQVETLLDLAINLQW, from the exons ATGGAGGCGAAGCTCTTCCTTCTAACCTGCTCACTTCCCTTACAACCCTTGCTTCCAACTTGCAATATGCGCCTCTCCCGTTTCAAGACGACTTCCCCTTCTAAAACAG TTTTGAGGAGGTGCATGAACCAAGAAGAACAACTTCTGGAAGGGATGCCAAAGGAGTATTACGATGAT GAATGGCAAGCCAGACAACGGGAAAAAACGAAGGAGTTGCATAGAAGACGtagagaagaagaggaagaagaggaaagaaaggttgaagagtaTCGTGAAATAGGTATGCGTTTGAAGGGGTACCCGCAAGAAGATGTTGTAAGAGCCAGGAAATTAGTTTCAAGCTTCATTAGGGCTGAAGAAGAGGTGGAAGag GATGAAAAGGATGCCATTAGGAGTCTTGATCTTCTCTACAGACGAGTTGAG GAGGCAAGTCCTGCTATGAGGCTGCTCAATGATCTTTTGAATATGCATGATGGGTTTGACAATGAAGGATGGTTGAAGGAATGCAAAAAACGCATGGTTGAGACTTTCCCACGAGAGGATCCGTTTAGCATCCTTGTACCAGCTGGTTTTGACATTGATAAG CATCACGGCCCATTGTCACTACCAGCCGAAGCTGATGATGTTCTTCTACGAGTAGATTTCATAAGAGAGGTTGATGCTTTGCTACAAGAGGTTCGATCCGAACAAAACGAAGCACAAACCCCAGATGAGCTTGATCCAGAATCTGTTGCAGTAAAATTGAAGGAACACGAGAGGAAACGAACCATACGCCAAGTCGAAACTCTGCTGGATTTAGCCATTAACTTACAATGGTAA
- the LOC121220269 gene encoding protein PALE CRESS, chloroplastic isoform X5 yields the protein MEAKLFLLTCSLPLQPLLPTCNMRLSRFKTTSPSKTVLRRCMNQEEQLLEGMPKEYYDDEWQARQREKTKELHRRRREEEEEEERKVEEYREIGMRLKGYPQEDVVRARKLVSSFIRAEEEVEEDEKDAIRSLDLLYRRVETEILKQEASPAMRLLNDLLNMHDGFDNEGWLKECKKRMVETFPREDPFSILVPAGFDIDKHHGPLSLPAEADDVLLRVDFIREVDALLQEVRSEQNEAQTPDELDPESVAVKLKEHERKRTIRQVETLLDLAINLQW from the exons ATGGAGGCGAAGCTCTTCCTTCTAACCTGCTCACTTCCCTTACAACCCTTGCTTCCAACTTGCAATATGCGCCTCTCCCGTTTCAAGACGACTTCCCCTTCTAAAACAG TTTTGAGGAGGTGCATGAACCAAGAAGAACAACTTCTGGAAGGGATGCCAAAGGAGTATTACGATGAT GAATGGCAAGCCAGACAACGGGAAAAAACGAAGGAGTTGCATAGAAGACGtagagaagaagaggaagaagaggaaagaaaggttgaagagtaTCGTGAAATAGGTATGCGTTTGAAGGGGTACCCGCAAGAAGATGTTGTAAGAGCCAGGAAATTAGTTTCAAGCTTCATTAGGGCTGAAGAAGAGGTGGAAGag GATGAAAAGGATGCCATTAGGAGTCTTGATCTTCTCTACAGACGAGTTGAG ACCGAGATATTGAAACAGGAGGCAAGTCCTGCTATGAGGCTGCTCAATGATCTTTTGAATATGCATGATGGGTTTGACAATGAAGGATGGTTGAAGGAATGCAAAAAACGCATGGTTGAGACTTTCCCACGAGAGGATCCGTTTAGCATCCTTGTACCAGCTGGTTTTGACATTGATAAG CATCACGGCCCATTGTCACTACCAGCCGAAGCTGATGATGTTCTTCTACGAGTAGATTTCATAAGAGAGGTTGATGCTTTGCTACAAGAGGTTCGATCCGAACAAAACGAAGCACAAACCCCAGATGAGCTTGATCCAGAATCTGTTGCAGTAAAATTGAAGGAACACGAGAGGAAACGAACCATACGCCAAGTCGAAACTCTGCTGGATTTAGCCATTAACTTACAATGGTAA
- the LOC121220269 gene encoding protein PALE CRESS, chloroplastic isoform X2 has protein sequence MEAKLFLLTCSLPLQPLLPTCNMRLSRFKTTSPSKTVLRRCMNQEEQLLEGMPKEYYDDEWQARQREKTKELHRRRREEEEEEERKVEEYREIGMRLKGYPQEDVVRARKLVSSFIRAEEEVEEKIEEAAERGELTELVLMVIWNRLDLARRDDEKDAIRSLDLLYRRVETEILKQEASPAMRLLNDLLNMHDGFDNEGWLKECKKRMVETFPREDPFSILVPAGFDIDKHHGPLSLPAEADDVLLRVDFIREVDALLQEVRSEQNEAQTPDELDPESVAVKLKEHERKRTIRQVETLLDLAINLQW, from the exons ATGGAGGCGAAGCTCTTCCTTCTAACCTGCTCACTTCCCTTACAACCCTTGCTTCCAACTTGCAATATGCGCCTCTCCCGTTTCAAGACGACTTCCCCTTCTAAAACAG TTTTGAGGAGGTGCATGAACCAAGAAGAACAACTTCTGGAAGGGATGCCAAAGGAGTATTACGATGAT GAATGGCAAGCCAGACAACGGGAAAAAACGAAGGAGTTGCATAGAAGACGtagagaagaagaggaagaagaggaaagaaaggttgaagagtaTCGTGAAATAGGTATGCGTTTGAAGGGGTACCCGCAAGAAGATGTTGTAAGAGCCAGGAAATTAGTTTCAAGCTTCATTAGGGCTGAAGAAGAGGTGGAAGag AAAATCGAGGAGGCTGCAGAGAGAGGTGAACTTACTGAACTTGTGCTAATGGTCATATGGAATCGCCTTGATCTTGCTCGACGGGAT GATGAAAAGGATGCCATTAGGAGTCTTGATCTTCTCTACAGACGAGTTGAG ACCGAGATATTGAAACAGGAGGCAAGTCCTGCTATGAGGCTGCTCAATGATCTTTTGAATATGCATGATGGGTTTGACAATGAAGGATGGTTGAAGGAATGCAAAAAACGCATGGTTGAGACTTTCCCACGAGAGGATCCGTTTAGCATCCTTGTACCAGCTGGTTTTGACATTGATAAG CATCACGGCCCATTGTCACTACCAGCCGAAGCTGATGATGTTCTTCTACGAGTAGATTTCATAAGAGAGGTTGATGCTTTGCTACAAGAGGTTCGATCCGAACAAAACGAAGCACAAACCCCAGATGAGCTTGATCCAGAATCTGTTGCAGTAAAATTGAAGGAACACGAGAGGAAACGAACCATACGCCAAGTCGAAACTCTGCTGGATTTAGCCATTAACTTACAATGGTAA
- the LOC121220269 gene encoding protein PALE CRESS, chloroplastic isoform X4, translating into MEAKLFLLTCSLPLQPLLPTCNMRLSRFKTTSPSKTVLRRCMNQEEQLLEGMPKEYYDDEWQARQREKTKELHRRRREEEEEEERKVEEYREIGMRLKGYPQEDVVRARKLVSSFIRAEEEVEEKIEEAAERGELTELVLMVIWNRLDLARRDDEKDAIRSLDLLYRRVEEASPAMRLLNDLLNMHDGFDNEGWLKECKKRMVETFPREDPFSILVPAGFDIDKHHGPLSLPAEADDVLLRVDFIREVDALLQEVRSEQNEAQTPDELDPESVAVKLKEHERKRTIRQVETLLDLAINLQW; encoded by the exons ATGGAGGCGAAGCTCTTCCTTCTAACCTGCTCACTTCCCTTACAACCCTTGCTTCCAACTTGCAATATGCGCCTCTCCCGTTTCAAGACGACTTCCCCTTCTAAAACAG TTTTGAGGAGGTGCATGAACCAAGAAGAACAACTTCTGGAAGGGATGCCAAAGGAGTATTACGATGAT GAATGGCAAGCCAGACAACGGGAAAAAACGAAGGAGTTGCATAGAAGACGtagagaagaagaggaagaagaggaaagaaaggttgaagagtaTCGTGAAATAGGTATGCGTTTGAAGGGGTACCCGCAAGAAGATGTTGTAAGAGCCAGGAAATTAGTTTCAAGCTTCATTAGGGCTGAAGAAGAGGTGGAAGag AAAATCGAGGAGGCTGCAGAGAGAGGTGAACTTACTGAACTTGTGCTAATGGTCATATGGAATCGCCTTGATCTTGCTCGACGGGAT GATGAAAAGGATGCCATTAGGAGTCTTGATCTTCTCTACAGACGAGTTGAG GAGGCAAGTCCTGCTATGAGGCTGCTCAATGATCTTTTGAATATGCATGATGGGTTTGACAATGAAGGATGGTTGAAGGAATGCAAAAAACGCATGGTTGAGACTTTCCCACGAGAGGATCCGTTTAGCATCCTTGTACCAGCTGGTTTTGACATTGATAAG CATCACGGCCCATTGTCACTACCAGCCGAAGCTGATGATGTTCTTCTACGAGTAGATTTCATAAGAGAGGTTGATGCTTTGCTACAAGAGGTTCGATCCGAACAAAACGAAGCACAAACCCCAGATGAGCTTGATCCAGAATCTGTTGCAGTAAAATTGAAGGAACACGAGAGGAAACGAACCATACGCCAAGTCGAAACTCTGCTGGATTTAGCCATTAACTTACAATGGTAA
- the LOC121220269 gene encoding protein PALE CRESS, chloroplastic isoform X3, with protein sequence MEAKLFLLTCSLPLQPLLPTCNMRLSRFKTTSPSKTVLRRCMNQEEQLLEGMPKEYYDDEWQARQREKTKELHRRRREEEEEEERKVEEYREIGMRLKGYPQEDVVRARKLVSSFIRAEEEVEEKIEEAAERGELTELVLMVIWNRLDLARRDVSGLLDEKDAIRSLDLLYRRVEEASPAMRLLNDLLNMHDGFDNEGWLKECKKRMVETFPREDPFSILVPAGFDIDKHHGPLSLPAEADDVLLRVDFIREVDALLQEVRSEQNEAQTPDELDPESVAVKLKEHERKRTIRQVETLLDLAINLQW encoded by the exons ATGGAGGCGAAGCTCTTCCTTCTAACCTGCTCACTTCCCTTACAACCCTTGCTTCCAACTTGCAATATGCGCCTCTCCCGTTTCAAGACGACTTCCCCTTCTAAAACAG TTTTGAGGAGGTGCATGAACCAAGAAGAACAACTTCTGGAAGGGATGCCAAAGGAGTATTACGATGAT GAATGGCAAGCCAGACAACGGGAAAAAACGAAGGAGTTGCATAGAAGACGtagagaagaagaggaagaagaggaaagaaaggttgaagagtaTCGTGAAATAGGTATGCGTTTGAAGGGGTACCCGCAAGAAGATGTTGTAAGAGCCAGGAAATTAGTTTCAAGCTTCATTAGGGCTGAAGAAGAGGTGGAAGag AAAATCGAGGAGGCTGCAGAGAGAGGTGAACTTACTGAACTTGTGCTAATGGTCATATGGAATCGCCTTGATCTTGCTCGACGGGATGTAAGTGGGCTTTTA GATGAAAAGGATGCCATTAGGAGTCTTGATCTTCTCTACAGACGAGTTGAG GAGGCAAGTCCTGCTATGAGGCTGCTCAATGATCTTTTGAATATGCATGATGGGTTTGACAATGAAGGATGGTTGAAGGAATGCAAAAAACGCATGGTTGAGACTTTCCCACGAGAGGATCCGTTTAGCATCCTTGTACCAGCTGGTTTTGACATTGATAAG CATCACGGCCCATTGTCACTACCAGCCGAAGCTGATGATGTTCTTCTACGAGTAGATTTCATAAGAGAGGTTGATGCTTTGCTACAAGAGGTTCGATCCGAACAAAACGAAGCACAAACCCCAGATGAGCTTGATCCAGAATCTGTTGCAGTAAAATTGAAGGAACACGAGAGGAAACGAACCATACGCCAAGTCGAAACTCTGCTGGATTTAGCCATTAACTTACAATGGTAA
- the LOC121220269 gene encoding protein PALE CRESS, chloroplastic isoform X1, with protein sequence MEAKLFLLTCSLPLQPLLPTCNMRLSRFKTTSPSKTVLRRCMNQEEQLLEGMPKEYYDDEWQARQREKTKELHRRRREEEEEEERKVEEYREIGMRLKGYPQEDVVRARKLVSSFIRAEEEVEEKIEEAAERGELTELVLMVIWNRLDLARRDVSGLLDEKDAIRSLDLLYRRVETEILKQEASPAMRLLNDLLNMHDGFDNEGWLKECKKRMVETFPREDPFSILVPAGFDIDKHHGPLSLPAEADDVLLRVDFIREVDALLQEVRSEQNEAQTPDELDPESVAVKLKEHERKRTIRQVETLLDLAINLQW encoded by the exons ATGGAGGCGAAGCTCTTCCTTCTAACCTGCTCACTTCCCTTACAACCCTTGCTTCCAACTTGCAATATGCGCCTCTCCCGTTTCAAGACGACTTCCCCTTCTAAAACAG TTTTGAGGAGGTGCATGAACCAAGAAGAACAACTTCTGGAAGGGATGCCAAAGGAGTATTACGATGAT GAATGGCAAGCCAGACAACGGGAAAAAACGAAGGAGTTGCATAGAAGACGtagagaagaagaggaagaagaggaaagaaaggttgaagagtaTCGTGAAATAGGTATGCGTTTGAAGGGGTACCCGCAAGAAGATGTTGTAAGAGCCAGGAAATTAGTTTCAAGCTTCATTAGGGCTGAAGAAGAGGTGGAAGag AAAATCGAGGAGGCTGCAGAGAGAGGTGAACTTACTGAACTTGTGCTAATGGTCATATGGAATCGCCTTGATCTTGCTCGACGGGATGTAAGTGGGCTTTTA GATGAAAAGGATGCCATTAGGAGTCTTGATCTTCTCTACAGACGAGTTGAG ACCGAGATATTGAAACAGGAGGCAAGTCCTGCTATGAGGCTGCTCAATGATCTTTTGAATATGCATGATGGGTTTGACAATGAAGGATGGTTGAAGGAATGCAAAAAACGCATGGTTGAGACTTTCCCACGAGAGGATCCGTTTAGCATCCTTGTACCAGCTGGTTTTGACATTGATAAG CATCACGGCCCATTGTCACTACCAGCCGAAGCTGATGATGTTCTTCTACGAGTAGATTTCATAAGAGAGGTTGATGCTTTGCTACAAGAGGTTCGATCCGAACAAAACGAAGCACAAACCCCAGATGAGCTTGATCCAGAATCTGTTGCAGTAAAATTGAAGGAACACGAGAGGAAACGAACCATACGCCAAGTCGAAACTCTGCTGGATTTAGCCATTAACTTACAATGGTAA